In a single window of the Paenibacillus sp. MMS20-IR301 genome:
- a CDS encoding MerR family transcriptional regulator — protein MRTIVYSIKQVVEMLDIPSVTLRAWENRYQAVVPERTESGYRLYSQENIEDLRWLKEQTEKQGISISHAVRMLKLQRQKQLEERLTAAGGDSRDAIDKMKQQIYTALYEIQGERADALIDFGFSLYGYEAMVHQVLVPVLIRVGDAWEAGTATVAQEHYMTHMVSNRLSQFFHVFPVYAHLPKVLAFCPAGEHHQVGLLLFSLFLRKNGVEVIYLGANTPEEGVLNMLEKQSRIGAVCLSVTDSGLVPYCEGLFERLSRSYPEMKFIAGGKGYETAEPEVTKATYRMSGAPEQWQAWYDQEFAGMRQGM, from the coding sequence GTGAGAACCATCGTGTATTCCATCAAACAGGTCGTCGAAATGCTCGATATTCCTTCGGTTACTCTGCGGGCATGGGAGAACAGATACCAAGCTGTCGTTCCGGAACGTACCGAATCCGGCTACAGGCTGTACAGCCAGGAGAATATTGAGGACCTTCGCTGGTTGAAGGAACAGACGGAGAAGCAGGGTATCAGCATCTCCCATGCCGTGCGGATGCTTAAGCTGCAGAGACAGAAGCAGCTGGAGGAACGCCTCACTGCAGCAGGCGGAGATTCCAGGGATGCCATCGACAAGATGAAGCAGCAGATCTATACAGCATTGTACGAGATCCAGGGCGAGCGGGCAGATGCGTTAATCGACTTCGGTTTCTCATTGTACGGGTATGAAGCTATGGTGCATCAGGTGCTTGTGCCGGTACTAATCAGGGTGGGCGACGCCTGGGAAGCAGGAACAGCAACGGTAGCCCAGGAGCATTATATGACGCATATGGTCTCGAACCGGCTGTCGCAGTTTTTTCATGTGTTTCCCGTTTATGCGCATTTGCCGAAGGTGCTTGCCTTCTGTCCGGCAGGGGAGCATCACCAGGTCGGACTGCTGCTATTCTCCCTTTTTCTGCGTAAAAACGGGGTTGAAGTCATCTACCTGGGAGCCAATACGCCCGAAGAAGGCGTCCTGAATATGCTGGAGAAGCAGAGCCGGATCGGAGCGGTCTGCCTTTCGGTTACCGATAGCGGACTTGTGCCTTACTGTGAAGGGTTGTTTGAACGGCTCAGCCGCAGCTATCCGGAGATGAAGTTTATTGCCGGAGGTAAAGGTTATGAGACGGCGGAGCCGGAGGTTACCAAGGCAACCTACAGGATGAGCGGGGCTCCAGAGCAGTGGCAGGCCTGGTATGACCAGGAGTTTGCCGGCATGCGGCAAGGAATGTAG
- a CDS encoding phytoene desaturase family protein: MTGPKRTAKVAVIGAGPGGLAAAMLLAAEGFAVDLYEKQETVGGRSGELRLGSYRFDRGATFLMMPHLLEELFALAGRSVHDYAVLKPLDPLYSLHFGDTVFTPSTDQKQTAEEIERLFPGNGSGYRRFMADEGDKLERVIPLLQRPFQSVGDYMKKDVLHALPKLNAADNVYNRLSRYFDDERLRYSFTFQAKYLGMSPWECPGTFTILSYMEHRYGLYHPVGGINRVLQAMAEVIQEHGGRVHTSSGVQRILVKNGHAAGLLLENGDKVDADYVVIGADFGSAMTQLFEPGILKRYTPSKLARKRYSCSTAMLYLGVDGEVELDHHSVHFAADYRRNVEEITKLGVLSEDPSIYVHNPSVTDKTLAPPGKSSLYVLMPVPNLQAGVDWQEEGAGVEAQMMERLQQIPQLAGLKARVEERLFFSPLDWQSKLNVYNGATFNLAHNLGQMMHLRPHNTFQEVRGIWLVGGGTHPGSGLPTIFESAKISTRLLREHDQALHGRFTMRAGAPGAGVPL, from the coding sequence TTGACTGGACCCAAACGTACCGCGAAAGTTGCAGTGATTGGCGCAGGACCGGGAGGACTGGCCGCAGCTATGCTGCTTGCCGCCGAAGGATTTGCAGTGGACCTTTACGAGAAGCAGGAGACGGTTGGCGGAAGATCGGGGGAGCTCAGACTGGGCAGCTACCGGTTTGACCGGGGCGCTACCTTTTTGATGATGCCGCATCTGCTGGAGGAGCTGTTCGCTCTGGCCGGGCGTTCCGTGCACGATTATGCTGTATTGAAGCCGCTGGATCCGCTGTATTCGCTGCATTTCGGAGATACCGTATTTACCCCCTCAACGGATCAGAAGCAGACTGCCGAGGAGATTGAGCGGCTGTTTCCCGGCAATGGCAGCGGCTACCGGCGGTTCATGGCCGACGAGGGCGATAAGCTGGAGCGGGTGATTCCGCTGCTGCAGCGTCCGTTCCAATCCGTAGGCGATTATATGAAAAAAGATGTACTGCACGCGCTGCCTAAGCTGAATGCCGCAGATAATGTGTACAACCGGCTGTCGCGGTATTTTGATGATGAACGGCTGCGTTACTCGTTTACTTTTCAGGCGAAATATCTTGGCATGTCACCCTGGGAATGTCCCGGCACATTTACTATCCTCTCCTACATGGAGCATCGTTACGGCCTGTACCATCCGGTGGGCGGAATTAACCGTGTTCTGCAGGCGATGGCTGAGGTCATTCAGGAGCATGGCGGGCGGGTGCACACTTCAAGCGGAGTACAGCGGATATTGGTCAAGAACGGGCATGCCGCGGGGCTGCTGCTGGAGAACGGAGACAAGGTGGATGCGGATTATGTTGTAATCGGAGCAGACTTCGGCTCAGCGATGACGCAGCTGTTCGAGCCTGGCATTCTGAAGAGATATACCCCTAGTAAACTGGCCCGTAAAAGATATTCCTGCTCAACGGCCATGCTCTATCTGGGCGTCGATGGAGAGGTGGAGCTGGATCATCATTCCGTTCATTTCGCAGCAGACTACCGGCGTAATGTCGAGGAGATCACTAAGCTTGGGGTATTATCCGAGGATCCCTCCATCTACGTCCATAATCCGTCAGTGACCGATAAGACGCTGGCACCGCCGGGCAAGTCCTCGCTCTATGTGCTAATGCCGGTTCCGAACCTGCAGGCCGGAGTGGACTGGCAGGAGGAGGGAGCCGGGGTTGAAGCCCAGATGATGGAACGGCTGCAGCAGATTCCGCAGCTGGCCGGGCTGAAGGCAAGGGTAGAAGAGCGGCTGTTCTTCTCGCCGCTGGACTGGCAGAGCAAGCTGAATGTATATAACGGTGCGACCTTCAATCTGGCGCATAATCTCGGGCAGATGATGCATCTGCGGCCGCACAACACCTTTCAGGAGGTGCGCGGCATCTGGCTGGTCGGAGGCGGAACCCATCCGGGCAGCGGCCTGCCGACAATCTTCGAGTCGGCGAAGATCAGTACGCGGCTGCTGCGGGAGCATGACCAGGCTCTGCACGGCAGATTCACCATGCGGGCCGGCGCTCCCGGTGCGGGGGTTCCGTTATGA
- a CDS encoding phytoene desaturase family protein has product MSRVAIVGSGIGGLTAALLLTRQGHEVVMYERAAQVGGRVAFEEEAGGYRIDQGPTIVLLPEMLLDILEEGGLPRSSLTLLRCDPLYRVHFRSGRTLTKYAGAAKQAEEIERLYPGEGKGFLRFMNDMSLLYPKGRASFLERGYRSKREFFSPGNLALMIRLRAYRSLRSAIGQYFRHEELRDAFSLQSLYIGGAPFRTPGIYTMLPYAEHAFGIWMVKGGYGRLPQIMARELESRGVPIHTSTEVESLIVEDGHCRGVAVQGRQISYDAVLYNGDFPHVEALLPAGLFQQERSAAGIAAKPGGAPDKRLPRGSYKPSSGCLLIYAGAAKRWPQSQIHQFFLPDSLNQSLHELFDRGQVPADSSYYVFNPVVLDDSAAPPGESVLYFLIPVPAVPDKDWEHIAEALADKVLRDAESRGFPGLTASIVWRRLRTPADARKEGLFGGGSFGIAPLLSQSGVFRPQPKPYSIKGLYAAGASVHPGGGVPIVMQGAKLAVQELIKEMSGHE; this is encoded by the coding sequence ATGAGCCGCGTTGCGATTGTGGGCAGCGGAATCGGCGGACTGACCGCAGCGCTGCTGCTTACCCGGCAGGGGCACGAGGTTGTAATGTATGAGCGTGCTGCACAGGTAGGCGGGCGTGTCGCTTTTGAAGAAGAGGCGGGCGGCTACCGGATTGACCAAGGGCCGACCATCGTACTGCTGCCGGAGATGCTGCTGGATATTCTGGAAGAAGGCGGTTTGCCGCGCAGCAGCCTTACGTTGCTGCGCTGTGATCCGCTCTACCGGGTTCACTTCCGGAGCGGCCGCACCTTGACCAAATATGCCGGAGCTGCGAAGCAGGCAGAGGAGATTGAACGGCTGTACCCCGGAGAAGGCAAAGGCTTTCTGCGGTTTATGAACGACATGTCGCTGCTGTACCCGAAGGGCAGGGCTTCGTTCCTTGAAAGGGGATATAGAAGCAAGCGTGAGTTCTTCAGTCCGGGAAATCTGGCACTGATGATCCGCCTGCGTGCATACAGAAGCCTGCGCTCAGCCATCGGGCAATATTTCCGGCATGAGGAGCTCAGGGACGCGTTCTCCCTGCAGAGCCTCTATATCGGCGGTGCGCCCTTCCGCACACCGGGAATCTACACGATGCTTCCCTATGCGGAGCATGCCTTCGGCATCTGGATGGTGAAGGGCGGGTACGGCAGGCTTCCGCAGATTATGGCCCGGGAGCTGGAAAGCCGCGGAGTGCCGATTCATACCAGCACAGAAGTAGAGTCGCTGATCGTAGAAGACGGGCACTGCCGCGGGGTGGCCGTTCAAGGCAGGCAGATTTCCTATGATGCCGTGCTGTATAACGGTGATTTCCCGCATGTGGAGGCATTGCTTCCGGCTGGTCTATTCCAGCAGGAGAGGAGTGCTGCCGGGATTGCGGCTAAGCCGGGCGGTGCGCCTGACAAACGGCTTCCGCGCGGAAGCTACAAGCCTTCCTCGGGCTGTCTGCTGATTTATGCAGGGGCAGCCAAGCGGTGGCCGCAATCTCAGATCCACCAGTTTTTTCTGCCGGACAGCCTGAACCAAAGCCTTCACGAATTGTTTGACCGCGGGCAGGTTCCTGCAGATTCTTCTTATTATGTATTTAATCCGGTAGTGCTGGATGACAGTGCGGCTCCGCCGGGAGAAAGTGTGCTGTATTTCCTTATTCCTGTTCCGGCTGTGCCGGATAAGGATTGGGAGCATATCGCTGAAGCATTGGCTGATAAAGTGCTGCGGGATGCCGAAAGCCGGGGTTTTCCGGGGCTAACAGCCAGTATAGTCTGGCGGAGGCTGAGAACACCGGCGGATGCCCGGAAAGAAGGGCTGTTCGGCGGCGGCAGCTTCGGCATTGCCCCGCTGTTAAGCCAGTCGGGTGTATTCCGGCCCCAGCCGAAGCCTTATTCCATAAAAGGGCTGTATGCGGCAGGCGCATCCGTGCATCCCGGCGGCGGGGTACCGATTGTTATGCAAGGCGCAAAGCTGGCAGTCCAAGAATTGATAAAGGAGATGAGCGGTCATGAATGA
- a CDS encoding phytoene/squalene synthase family protein, translated as MNERILQQCEELMKKGSTSFHKAFDVLPSPRREAVHVIYAFCRIIDDSVDEPGQSPYSIHELMAHFSNLEQAEGHFIWPALRWLFSSFPQLRQEPFQLQMEGQLRDLSFTQYQSMQQLESYCYLVAGTVGEMLLPVLREDQNEAAQAAGISLGIGMQLVNIIRDVGEDLRRGRRYVPLEVMERNGYSQQELENGEINEQFIAVLHELKAEALKQFEKGLVNVHTYPWESGLAIELAASFYAAILDAVEADGYDVFRKRSYVSDEAKLRLFRRVVVRYTGVQTVVV; from the coding sequence ATGAATGAACGGATATTGCAGCAATGTGAAGAATTAATGAAAAAGGGGTCCACTTCATTTCATAAGGCATTTGATGTTCTGCCAAGCCCCAGGCGTGAAGCAGTACATGTTATTTATGCCTTTTGCCGGATTATTGATGACAGTGTGGATGAGCCCGGCCAATCGCCGTACAGCATTCATGAACTGATGGCGCATTTCAGCAACCTGGAGCAGGCGGAAGGCCATTTTATCTGGCCGGCGCTGCGCTGGCTGTTCAGCAGCTTCCCGCAGCTGCGGCAGGAGCCGTTCCAGCTGCAGATGGAAGGCCAGCTCAGGGATCTCTCTTTTACCCAGTACCAAAGTATGCAGCAACTGGAGAGCTATTGTTATCTCGTGGCCGGGACTGTCGGTGAGATGCTGCTGCCCGTTCTGCGCGAGGACCAGAATGAAGCTGCGCAGGCTGCAGGGATATCACTGGGCATCGGCATGCAGCTAGTCAATATTATCCGCGATGTCGGCGAGGACCTGCGGCGGGGGCGGAGATATGTGCCGCTGGAAGTGATGGAGAGGAACGGCTACAGCCAGCAGGAGCTTGAGAATGGAGAAATCAATGAGCAGTTTATCGCTGTGCTTCATGAACTCAAGGCAGAGGCGCTTAAGCAGTTTGAAAAAGGCCTGGTGAATGTGCATACGTATCCTTGGGAGAGCGGTCTGGCGATTGAACTTGCAGCCTCCTTCTATGCCGCCATTCTCGATGCTGTGGAGGCGGACGGCTATGACGTATTCCGCAAGCGGTCATATGTCAGTGATGAAGCGAAGCTCCGGCTGTTCCGGCGCGTGGTAGTACGCTACACCGGTGTACAAACTGTGGTGGTGTAA